A single genomic interval of Cucumis sativus cultivar 9930 chromosome 7, Cucumber_9930_V3, whole genome shotgun sequence harbors:
- the LOC101215819 gene encoding limonoid UDP-glucosyltransferase: MASKQFPSHVFLVCYPGQGHINPTLRLAKKLAVEGLLVTLCTAAHFRETLQKAGSIRGGDQLTPVGNGFIRFEFFEDGIIEINPKDMSLDRFIAQLELSGRLSLVDLIKKQTAENRPVSFMVLNPFFPWTYDVAEELQIPYAVLWVQSCAVFSIYYHYFHKSVPFPTEIDPTVDVQLPILPRLKNDEIPSFLHPKKTYGILGKAMLSQFGKLSLAFCVLIDTFEELEKEIINYMSKIIPLKPIGPLFLISQKLETEVSLDCLKAEDCMDWLNSKPPQSVVYVSFGSVVFLKQEQIDEIAYGLCNSGFSFLWVLKPPSEFFGKQRHSLPEEVAEKIGERGKIVQWSSQERVLSHESVGCFVTHCGWNSSVEAVANGVPVVAFPQWGDQVTNAKFLVEEYGVGVSLSRGAEVNELITRDEIERCLSDVMTGGSTGDNVFRQNALKWKKMAAAAVADGGSSARNFQDFVDNIRQK; this comes from the coding sequence TCAATCCCACTCTAAGACTAGCCAAGAAACTCGCCGTCGAGGGCCTTCTTGTCACCCTTTGCACAGCGGCGCATTTTCGCGAAACACTGCAGAAAGCCGGAAGTATTCGCGGCGGCGACCAACTCACTCCCGTCGGTAATGGCTTCAtcagatttgaatttttcgaAGATGGGATCATAGAGATTAATCCCAAAGATATGAGCTTAGACCGTTTCATTGCCCAGCTCGAGCTCTCTGGCCGGCTATCGCTCGTCGACCTGATAAAGAAGCAAACCGCCGAAAACCGCCCGGTTTCTTTTATGGTCTTGAACCCTTTTTTTCCGTGGACTTACGATGTTGCAGAGGAGCTTCAAATCCCCTATGCCGTTCTTTGGGTTCAATCTTGTGCTGTGTTCtcaatttattatcattacttCCACAAATCCGTCCCGTTTCCTACTGAAATTGATCCCACAGTCGATGTTCAGCTCCCGATCTTGCCACGTTTGAAGAACGACGAAATCCCAAGCTTCTTGCATCCGAAGAAAACCTATGGCATTTTGGGAAAAGCTATGTTATCCCAATTCGGTAAACTATCGCTAGCCTTTTGTGTTTTGATAGATACTTTTGAAGAACTGGAAAAGGAAATCATTAATTACATGTCAAAAATCATTCCCTTGAAACCCATCGGTCCATTGTTCTTAATCTcccaaaaattagaaacagaGGTCTCTCTTGACTGCCTAAAAGCAGAGGATTGCATGGATTGGCTAAACTCAAAGCCCCCACAATCCGTCGTCTACGTTTCATTTGGAAGCGTCGTGTTCTTGAAACAAGAACAAATTGACGAGATTGCTTATGGGCTTTGCAATTCAGGATTCTCATTTTTATGGGTTCTGAAACCACCGTCTGAATTTTTTGGGAAACAACGCCATAGTTTGCCGGAAGAGGTTGCGGAAAAAATAGGGGAGAGGGGGAAAATAGTGCAATGGAGCTCACAAGAACGGGTTTTGTCGCACGAATCAGTTGGGTGTTTTGTGACGCACTGTGGGTGGAATTCGTCAGTGGAAGCCGTTGCCAACGGCGTTCCGGTGGTGGCGTTCCCGCAGTGGGGGGATCAAGTGACCAACGCCAAGTTTTTGGTGGAGGAGTATGGAGTTGGAGTGAGTCTGTCGCGAGGAGCAGAAGTAAATGAGTTGATTACGAGGGATGAGATTGAGAGGTGCTTGTCGGACGTCATGACCGGCGGCAGTACTGGAGATAATGTATTCAGGCAAAATGCtttgaaatggaagaagatggCTGCGGCAGCGGTGGCGGACGGCGGCTCCTCCGCCCGAAACTTCCAAGATTTTGTTGATAATATTAGACAGAAATGA
- the LOC101216061 gene encoding gallate 1-beta-glucosyltransferase — MTSSMDSLPHVFLVSFPGQGHINPMLRLGKILAASGLLVTFSTTAYLGQDMKKAGSISDTPTPLGRGFLRFEFFDDGRIHDDSARSTTPLSFDQYMPQLQRVGSISLLHILKNQTKENRPPVSCVIGNPFVPWVCDVADELGIASAVFWVQSCAVFSIYYHHFNGSIPFPSETQPDVEVKIPSLPLLKHDEIPSFLLPDKPLHVIGKAILGQFWNLSKPFCILIDTFEELESEIVDFMSKKFPIKTVGPLFKHCGEIKTKISGDCLKIDDCMEWLDSKPKGSVIYVSFGSVVYLKQEQVDEIAYGLVDSGFYFLWVLKPPASSFGVKRHILPNQIMEEASKRGKIVQWSPQEQILSHPSVGCFMTHCGWNSTVEAISSGVPMVAFPQWGDQLTNAKFLVDVLGVGIRLPHGGTPEDKLIKRDEIKKCLKESMEGPKAVQIRQNALERKIAAEKAVADGGSSDRNIKYFIDEIGKRSLVCGSNLQV, encoded by the exons atgaCCTCCTCCATGGATTCCCTTCCTCATGTCTTCCTCGTCAGCTTCCCTGGCCAAGGCCACATAAATCCCATGCTCCGTCTTGGAAAAATACTCGCTGCCTCCGGCCTTCTCGTCACCTTCTCCACCACTGCTTATCTCGGCCAGGACATGAAGAAGGCTGGCAGCATCTCTGACACCCCGACCCCTCTCGGCCGTGGCTTCCTCCGCTTTGAATTCTTTGACGATGGCCGCATCCACGATGATTCTGCCCGCTCCACCACTCCCCTCTCATTTGACCAATACATGCCGCAACTCCAACGTGTAGGTTCGATTTCCTTATTGCATATCTTGAAAAACCAAACTAAAGAAAACCGACCACCCGTCTCCTGTGTTATTGGAAACCCTTTTGTGCCTTGGGTGTGTGACGTGGCCGATGAACTCGGGATTGCCTCCGCTGTGTTTTGGGTCCAATCATGTGCCGTTTTCTCAATTTATTACCACCATTTTAATGGCTCAATCCCTTTCCCATCTGAAACCCAACCAGATGTTGAGGTTAAAATTCCTTCTTTGCCTCTTTTAAAGCACGATGAAATCCCAAGCTTCTTGCTTCCTGACAAGCCTCTTCATGTCATTGGGAAAGCCATTTTGGGGCAGTTTTGGAACCTCTCAAAGCCCTTTTGTATATTAATCGATACATTTGAAGAGCTGGAGAGCGAGATCGTTGACTTCATGTCGAAAAAGTTCCCGATAAAGACAGTGGGGCCGTTGTTCAAGCATTGTGGTGAAATTAAAACGAAAATTTCAGGAGATTGCTTGAAAATTGATGATTGTATGGAGTGGCTAGACTCAAAGCCAAAAGGGTCAGTAATTTATGTGTCGTTTGGGAGTGTGGTGTATTTGAAACAAGAACAAGTTGATGAGATTGCTTATGGACTTGTAGATTCTGGCTTCTACTTCTTGTGGGTCTTGAAACCACCTGCTTCAAGTTTCGGGGTCAAGCGCCATATTCTTCCTAATCAG ATCATGGAAGAGGCCAGCAAAAGAGGGAAGATTGTTCAATGGAGTCCACAAGAACAAATACTCTCACACCCATCGGTGGGATGTTTCATGACACATTGTGGGTGGAACTCCACGGTGGAGGCGATCAGCTCTGGGGTGCCAATGGTGGCGTTTCCGCAGTGGGGTGATCAGCTCACAAATGCCAAGTTTCTTGTCGATGTCTTAGGCGTCGGCATCCGCTTGCCACATGGCGGCACACCAGAAGACAAGCTAATCAAAAGAGATGAAATCAAGAAGTGCCTTAAAGAATCCATGGAAGGACCGAAGGCGGTGCAGATAAGACAGAATGCTTTGGAGAGGAAAATAGCGGCGGAGAAGGCGGTGGCCGACGGTGGATCTTCAGACAGAAATATCAAATACTTTATTGATGAGATAGGGAAACGTTCTCTTGTTTGTGGTAGTAATCTCCAAGTTTAA
- the LOC101220653 gene encoding triacylglycerol lipase 1 has protein sequence MAMPLLAFIFLLFFFPLHSAGDSSFPSVVDYSILPHALSDNKSLCSQLVLPAGYPCAEHKIQTKDGFLLGLQRVSSRDGELEKQKGPPILLLHGLFMAGDGWFLNSARQSLGFILPDNGFDVWIGNVRGTRWSYGHSSLSEDEKEFWNWSWEELALYDLAEMINYINSLTNKKIYIVGHSQGTIMSFAALTQPDIAKKVGAAALLSPISYLEHITAPLVRLMVDTHLDTIILASGFHELNFKSDWGTVLLDNLCDRLVNCINILSSITGENCCLNRSRFDLFFKYEPHPSSAKNLHHLFQMIRKGSFSKYDYGLLKNLRVYGQRVPPEFDLSRIPESLPLWMAYGGNDELSDWTDLENTIKKVKSVPELVYLENYGHVDFILSMKAKEDVYDPMIKFFKSLGKSSSL, from the exons ATGGCGATGCCATTGCTTGCTTtcatatttcttctcttcttcttccctctccATTCCGCCGGTGATTCCTCCTTCCCTTCTGTCGTTGACTACTCGATTCTCCCTCACGCTTTGTCCGACAACAAGTCCTTGTGCTCCCAACTCGTTCTTCCTGCTGGCTATCCTTGTGCTGAGCATAAG ATTCAAACAAAGGATGGGTTTTTATTGGGTCTGCAACGTGTATCTTCACGTGATGGAGAATTGGAAAAGCAAAAAGGTCCTCCAATTTTGCTTCTCCATGGATTGTTTATG GCTGGCGATGGATGGTTTTTGAATTCTGCAAGACAATCTTTAGGCTTTATTCTTCCAGATAATGGATTTGATGTGTGGATAGGAAATGTGCGTGGAACACGGTGGAGTTATGGGCATTCATCCCTATCAGAGGATGAGAAG GAATTTTGGAATTGGAGTTGGGAAGAGTTGGCCCTGTACGATCTTGCAGAAATGATTAACTACATAAATTCCTTgacaaacaagaaaatttatattgtGGGACACTCACAG GGAACAATTATGTCTTTTGCTGCTCTTACCCAGCCAGACATAGCCAAGAAAGTTGGAGCAGCTGCTCTTTTAAGTCCTATATCGTACTTGGAACATATCACTGCTCCATTAGTACGTCTAATGGTTGACACACATCTTGATACG ATAATTCTTGCCTCAGGATTTCATGAACTCAACTTTAAAAG TGATTGGGGAACAGTCCTTTTAGATAATCTTTGTGATCGGCTAGTTAACTGCATCAATATTCTAAGTTCAATAACAG GCGAAAATTGCTGCCTGAATCGCTCACGTTTtgacttatttttcaaatatgaaccACATCCATCATCAGCAAAAAACCTGCACCATCTTTTCCAGA TGATCCGCAAAGGTAGTTTTTCCAAGTATGACTATGGATTGTTAAAGAATCTGAGAGTTTATGGTCAAAGGGTGCCACCTGAATTTGATCTCAGCCGCATTCCTGAATCCTTGCCGCTGTGGATGGCATACGGCGGGAACGATGAGTTGTCAGATTGGACAGATCTGGAGAACACTATAAAGAAGGTGAAGTCGGTACCAGAATTAGTTTACCTTGAGAATTATGGTCATGTGGATTTCATTTTGAGCATGAAAGCGAAGGAAGATGTGTATGATCCTATGATCAAGTTCTTTAAATCCTTGGGAAAGTCAAGTAGTTTGTAA
- the LOC101220889 gene encoding 22.0 kDa heat shock protein, whose translation MAMMGLPRNSLFLILGLAFYFFATQQANALMPYRSIWDIMQPGGYSEDPFRILEQSPLSVPKSAVDTLAVARADWKETETEHVIWMDIPGIKREDLKIEVEENRVLRISGEMKGEAEVAGERWHRAERMSSSGKFWRQFRLPGNADMEGIKAHLENGVLKVIVPKLPQEKKKEAKVVKIEEGAKSGGEDLKATKAAM comes from the exons ATGGCGATGATGGGGTTACCCAGAAATTCCTTGTTCCTAATTCTTGGACTTGCATTCTACTTTTTCGCAACTCAGCAAGCTAATGCTTTGATGCCTTATCGCTCCATATGGGATATCATGCAGCCGg GTGGCTACTCGGAGGACCCGTTTAGGATCCTGGAACAGAGTCCACTAAGCGTACCGAAGTCGGCGGTGGACACGCTAGCAGTGGCACGAGCAGACTGGAAAGAAACGGAGACGGAGCACGTGATATGGATGGACATTCCGGGAATAAAGAGGGAGGACTTAAAGATCGAAGTAGAGGAGAATCGAGTGTTGAGGATAAGTGGAGAGATGAAGGGGGAAGCTGAGGTGGCAGGGGAGAGATGGCACCGGGCAGAGAGGATGAGTTCATCGGGCAAGTTTTGGAGGCAATTCAGGCTTCCAGGAAATGCTGACATGGAAGGGATAAAGGCACACTTGGAGAATGGAGTGTTGAAAGTAATCGTGCCAAAGTTGCCtcaagagaagaagaaagaagctAAGGTTGTGAAGATTGAGGAAGGAGCGAAATCTGGTGGAGAGGATCTTAAGGCTACTAAGGCTGCAATGTAG
- the LOC101216297 gene encoding uncharacterized protein LOC101216297 — translation MASNTIIFFFIASLFLLHTVSAVEYIITSNAGGTPGGNRFDTQIGADYCRQTMIEASGFIWSIFRQNTPADRRNVQSVILLIDRDLHQYPAFASNNRIHVSASYIARYNGDVRMAVTGILYHEMVHVWQWNGNGAAPGWLIEGYADYVRLKAGYIPGHWVAPGGGSSWMEGYDKTARFMDYLEGRRSGFVSALNRMLRVGYSPEYFVQLQGKTVAELWAEYKAAFGNRG, via the exons ATGGCTTCCAACACCAtaatattcttcttcatcgcctctctatttcttttacacaCAGTTTCCGCTGTTGAGTACATCATCACCAGCAACGCTGGAGGCACTCCCGGTGGCAACCGCTTCGACACCCAAATCGGAGCGGACTACTGTCGTCAAACGATGATAGAAGCCAGTGGTTTTATCTGGAGTATTTTTCGGCAAAACACCCCTGCCGACCGGAGGAATGTGCAGAGTGTCATCCTGTTGATCGACAGGGACTTACACCAATATCCGGCGTTTGCAAGCAACAACCGGATTCACGTTAGTGCGAGCTACATCGCCCGCTACAATGGAGATGTGAGGATGGCAGTTACAG gGATCTTGTACCATGAAATGGTACATGTCTGGCAATGGAACGGAAACGGGGCAGCGCCGGGGTGGTTGATCGAAGGCTATGCAGATTACGTACGACTGAAAGCAGGGTACATTCCGGGGCATTGGGTGGCGCCGGGAGGCGGGTCAAGTTGGATGGAAGGTTACGACAAGACTGCAAGATTTATGGACTATTTGGAGGGGCGGAGGAGCGGGTTCGTGTCAGCGCTGAACCGGATGCTAAGAGTCGGCTACTCTCCGGAATACTTTGTGCAGCTGCAGGGAAAGACAGTGGCTGAGCTGTGGGCGGAGTACAAGGCGGCGTTTGGGAACCGTGGTTGA
- the LOC101216547 gene encoding uncharacterized protein LOC101216547 — protein sequence MTHIWQWNGKGAAPGWLIEGFADYIRLQSGYIPSHWVPPGGGSNYTDSYDKTARFMDYLEKRTSGFVSKLNQKLRDGFSLDYFVELQGKTVDELWAEYKAAFGNRD from the coding sequence ATGACACATATCTGGCAATGGAACGGAAAGGGGGCGGCGCCGGGGTGGTTGATCGAAGGTTTTGCAGATTACATACGACTGCAATCAGGGTACATTCCGAGCCACTGGGTGCCGCCTGGAGGTGGGTCAAATTATACAGATAGTTACGACAAGACAGCAAGATTTATGGACTATTTGGAGAAGAGGACGAGTGGGTTCGTGTCAAAGCTGAATCAAAAGCTCAGAGACGGCTTCTCTCTAGATTACTTTGTGGAGCTGCAGGGAAAGACAGTGGATGAACTGTGGGCGGAGTACAAGGCAGCGTTTGGGAATCGTGATTGA
- the LOC105434420 gene encoding uncharacterized protein LOC105434420: MVSNNLIFFLLLIFLALLRSISAVEYTVTNNASGTPGGARFDSIIGANYSRQTLVAATALIWNIFQQSTAADRKHVEKISLFIDKNLDGVALNMNNEIHVSANYISSYSGDLKREITGLLYHEMTNIWQWNGNLKAPSGLIEGIADYVRLKSGYIPGTWVEPGGGNWWDEGYDVTARFLDYLERSVRSGLVAELNRKMRNGYSDDYFRQLMGKPVDELWAEYKTKAKFGNVDNKCNSFEIEVSGVFALQL, translated from the exons ATGGTTTCCAACAATttaatcttcttcctcttaCTGATCTTTCTCGCTCTCCTAAGATCCATCTCTGCCGTCGAGTACACCGTCACCAACAACGCCAGTGGCACACCCGGCGGTGCCCGCTTCGACAGCATAATCGGAGCGAATTACAGTCGGCAGACCCTGGTAGCTGCGACTGCCTTGATATGGAACATTTTCCAGCAAAGTACCGCGGCCGATCGGAAACACGTGGAGAAGATCAGTCtgtttattgataaaaacTTGGATGGAGTAGCGCTCAATATGAACAACGAGATTCATGTTAGCGCAAACTATATCTCAAGCTACAGTGGAGATTTGAAAAGGGAGATCACAG GATTGTTGTACCACGAAATGACTAATATCTGGCAATGGAACGGGAACTTGAAGGCGCCGAGCGGGTTGATCGAAGGGATCGCAGATTACGTACGACTGAAGTCAGGGTATATACCGGGGACGTGGGTGGAGCCGGGTGGGGGGAACTGGTGGGACGAAGGCTACGACGTGACGGCAAGGTTTTTGGATTATTTGGAGAGATCAGTGAGAAGTGGGTTGGTGGCGGAACTGAACAGGAAGATGAGAAATGGATACTCCGATGATTACTTCCGGCAGTTGATGGGGAAGCCGGTGGATGAGCTGTGGGCTGAGTACAAGACGAAGGCCAAGTTTGGGAATGTTGATAACAAATgcaatagttttgaaattgaagtcAGTGGGGTTTTTGCTCTACAGCTGTAA